The Streptomyces spororaveus genome includes a region encoding these proteins:
- a CDS encoding chloride channel protein, whose product MPQSRPRSEPPPGGTQPQEADVLRQTLRSPGYLKLLVFCALISIPVSLASFWFLAALHKMEHVMWTDLPEALGWGVPPWWWPLPLLLVAGVVVGLVVPHMRGNGGHLPAAGLHTGGASAGALPGVVIAAVASLPLGAVLGPEAPLIALGGGLALLFRNLAQVPVTPQGTALVGAAGAAAAIATIFGNPLIAAVLLIEVAGVGGPQLFAVMLPSLLSAGVGDLVFTGLGRWTGLPIGSLKLELGVPVPHLDAADVLWAVVIAAALAAALHPVLTGARVIATYVLARPLLRTVQCALAAAACASLYALITGLSPADVTGSGQELIGRLAADPHAWGVGALIGVLLFKGTAYAICLGSLRGGPIFPALCLGAVAGVLLGPLPGLGIVPAMGAGMAATAASALRLPVSSVVMVVLMLGGTAMIPVVIISAVVAFVVTELLPVGPPIPDLPAVPAKPAAPVTPAAPAA is encoded by the coding sequence ATGCCGCAGTCGCGTCCTCGATCCGAACCGCCCCCCGGCGGTACGCAGCCGCAGGAGGCCGACGTCCTGAGGCAGACCCTCCGCAGCCCCGGATACCTCAAGTTGCTCGTCTTCTGCGCCCTCATCAGCATCCCGGTGTCCCTCGCGTCGTTCTGGTTCCTCGCCGCGCTGCACAAGATGGAACACGTGATGTGGACGGACCTCCCCGAGGCCCTGGGCTGGGGCGTCCCGCCCTGGTGGTGGCCGCTGCCCCTGCTGCTCGTCGCCGGTGTCGTGGTCGGCCTGGTCGTCCCGCACATGCGCGGCAACGGCGGTCACCTCCCCGCGGCCGGCCTGCACACCGGCGGGGCCTCGGCGGGCGCCCTTCCCGGCGTCGTGATCGCGGCGGTGGCCAGTCTGCCGCTCGGTGCGGTGCTGGGTCCCGAGGCCCCGCTGATCGCCCTCGGCGGCGGACTGGCGCTGCTGTTCCGCAACCTCGCGCAGGTCCCGGTGACCCCGCAGGGCACCGCGCTCGTGGGCGCGGCGGGAGCCGCGGCGGCCATCGCCACGATCTTCGGGAATCCGCTGATCGCCGCGGTGCTGCTGATCGAGGTGGCGGGCGTGGGCGGGCCGCAGCTGTTCGCGGTGATGCTGCCGTCCCTGCTGTCCGCCGGGGTCGGGGACCTGGTCTTCACGGGCCTCGGACGCTGGACCGGCCTGCCGATCGGGAGCCTGAAGCTGGAGCTGGGCGTGCCCGTGCCCCACCTGGACGCGGCGGACGTGCTCTGGGCGGTGGTCATCGCCGCGGCCCTCGCCGCGGCCCTGCACCCCGTGCTGACCGGAGCCCGGGTGATCGCCACGTACGTCCTCGCACGGCCCCTCCTGCGGACGGTCCAGTGCGCGCTGGCCGCCGCGGCCTGCGCCAGTCTCTACGCGCTCATCACCGGCCTCTCCCCCGCCGATGTGACGGGGTCGGGCCAGGAGCTGATCGGGCGGCTGGCAGCCGACCCGCACGCCTGGGGTGTGGGTGCGCTGATCGGCGTACTGCTCTTCAAGGGCACCGCCTACGCCATCTGCCTCGGCAGCCTGCGCGGCGGCCCCATCTTCCCGGCGCTCTGCCTCGGCGCCGTGGCGGGCGTCCTGCTCGGGCCGCTGCCCGGTCTCGGCATCGTGCCCGCCATGGGGGCGGGCATGGCGGCGACCGCCGCCAGCGCGCTGCGGCTGCCGGTGAGCAGCGTGGTGATGGTGGTCCTGATGCTCGGCGGCACCGCGATGATCCCGGTCGTGATCATCTCGGCGGTGGTCGCCTTCGTGGTGACCGAGCTGCTGCCCGTGGGACCCCCGATCCCCGACCTGCCGGCCGTGCCCGCGAAGCCCGCCGCACCCGTCACGCCCGCCGCGCCCGCGGCCTGA
- a CDS encoding MarR family winged helix-turn-helix transcriptional regulator, translated as MKPIGYWLNRTDQALTASMDAALADFGLTRLGWQVLNAVKDDPRATDCAVRAALATGADTAALDSAVASLLAGGWVTRPRPEGLALTDDGRAHLAEVGARVADFRELSATGITREEYVTAVTVLERMTRNLTEPRNGSAAR; from the coding sequence ATGAAGCCCATCGGCTACTGGCTCAACCGCACGGACCAGGCCCTCACCGCGTCCATGGACGCGGCACTGGCCGACTTCGGCCTCACCCGGCTCGGCTGGCAGGTCCTCAATGCCGTCAAGGACGACCCGCGGGCCACCGACTGCGCCGTCCGGGCCGCCCTGGCCACGGGTGCCGACACCGCGGCGCTGGACTCGGCCGTCGCCTCGCTGCTCGCCGGCGGCTGGGTGACCCGCCCGCGGCCGGAGGGCCTCGCCCTGACCGACGACGGCCGCGCCCACCTCGCCGAGGTGGGCGCTCGCGTGGCCGACTTCCGCGAACTGTCGGCGACGGGGATCACGCGCGAGGAGTACGTCACCGCCGTCACCGTCCTGGAGCGCATGACCCGCAACCTCACCGAGCCGCGGAACGGGTCCGCGGCTCGGTGA
- a CDS encoding DUF1772 domain-containing protein: protein MRTRLLLGLALLSTGLLAGAFGYGAANLVPTFNAVPLDIRLSFHTELMKMNGITMQAAMGLSIVSSLTLAAVAHGRTRMLAGGAGLLALTSLLVTRFGNVPINGRIKEWARTSAPADHAEILRRWAMFNDIRTVTALVAFAVLVFAALRKPARD, encoded by the coding sequence ATGCGCACACGCCTTCTGCTGGGCCTGGCCCTCCTCTCCACCGGTCTCCTCGCCGGCGCGTTCGGATACGGAGCGGCCAACCTCGTACCCACCTTCAACGCCGTACCGCTCGACATACGGCTGTCGTTCCACACCGAACTGATGAAGATGAACGGCATCACCATGCAGGCCGCGATGGGCCTGTCGATCGTCAGCTCGCTGACCCTGGCCGCCGTGGCACACGGCCGTACGCGGATGCTCGCGGGCGGGGCCGGCCTGCTGGCCCTCACCTCCCTCCTGGTCACCCGGTTCGGCAACGTCCCGATCAACGGCCGGATCAAGGAATGGGCGCGCACCTCGGCCCCGGCCGATCACGCGGAGATCCTGCGGCGCTGGGCCATGTTCAACGACATCCGCACCGTCACCGCGCTCGTCGCGTTCGCGGTGCTGGTCTTCGCCGCCCTGAGGAAGCCCGCCCGCGACTGA
- a CDS encoding CAP domain-containing protein — MQFHDDEFTYGADAPADGAGSGRRGGARAGGHRKGRRRAPLMAAAAVVLLAGVGSAYALISDGAPDRTAAAGSPSALGGRSDAADGLPADAASPAAGADPAAAGAAAAPSATASAPAPASAPASAAASAPAAQAKDGEQRSGTPTTERTAKPTAPPTRTASGSGPTGPDPKVPGARTSTQDVATAQSLSLQLLNNERAAVGRPPLALKQDLSSFARKWAEHMRNNGFAHSSPEDRAYLKTGSRTWTGENIVWFSDASMTAQEAAEKFQSMWRHSSGHYKAQVNPDFTEVGVGLYHDSSGWWGVHNFSDGK, encoded by the coding sequence ATGCAGTTTCACGACGATGAGTTCACGTACGGCGCGGACGCTCCCGCGGACGGTGCCGGGTCCGGCCGGCGGGGTGGGGCGCGCGCCGGTGGCCATCGCAAGGGCCGTCGCAGGGCTCCCCTCATGGCGGCGGCCGCCGTGGTCCTGCTGGCGGGGGTCGGCAGCGCGTACGCCCTGATATCCGACGGGGCCCCGGACCGCACGGCGGCGGCGGGCTCCCCCTCGGCACTCGGCGGCCGGTCCGATGCGGCGGACGGTCTGCCGGCCGACGCCGCGTCTCCCGCCGCCGGTGCCGACCCGGCCGCGGCCGGTGCGGCAGCGGCCCCGAGCGCCACCGCGTCCGCACCGGCACCCGCGTCGGCACCCGCATCCGCGGCCGCGTCCGCACCCGCCGCGCAGGCGAAGGACGGCGAGCAGCGCTCCGGTACGCCGACCACGGAACGCACCGCCAAGCCGACCGCGCCCCCGACCCGTACTGCCTCGGGGTCCGGACCGACGGGACCGGACCCCAAGGTGCCCGGGGCCCGCACCTCGACGCAGGACGTCGCGACGGCCCAGTCGCTGTCCCTGCAGCTGCTCAACAACGAACGCGCCGCCGTCGGCCGGCCTCCGCTCGCGCTCAAGCAGGACCTCAGCTCCTTCGCCCGCAAGTGGGCCGAGCACATGCGGAACAACGGCTTCGCCCACTCCTCGCCGGAGGACCGCGCCTACCTGAAGACGGGCTCGCGCACCTGGACCGGCGAGAACATCGTGTGGTTCAGCGACGCCTCGATGACCGCCCAGGAAGCCGCCGAGAAGTTCCAGTCGATGTGGCGCCACAGCTCCGGTCACTACAAGGCGCAGGTCAACCCGGACTTCACCGAGGTCGGCGTGGGCCTGTACCACGACTCCTCGGGCTGGTGGGGCGTGCACAACTTCTCCGACGGCAAGTGA
- a CDS encoding SHOCT domain-containing protein, whose translation MDDYPLLNFFWTMLWFFLWVMWFFLLFKVITDIFRDHTLGGWGKAGWLVLVLVLPFLGILVYLIARGRSMRERDLKQAEEQQARFRSYVQQTAGSGGGAADELHKLSALKDKGDISQEEFDRAKARILA comes from the coding sequence ATGGACGACTACCCGCTCCTGAACTTCTTCTGGACGATGCTGTGGTTCTTCCTGTGGGTCATGTGGTTCTTCCTGCTCTTCAAGGTCATCACGGACATCTTCCGTGACCACACCCTGGGCGGCTGGGGGAAGGCGGGCTGGCTGGTGCTGGTGCTGGTGCTGCCGTTCCTCGGCATCCTCGTGTACCTGATCGCCCGCGGTCGGAGCATGCGCGAACGGGACCTGAAACAGGCCGAGGAGCAGCAGGCCCGCTTCCGCTCGTACGTGCAGCAGACGGCCGGGAGCGGCGGGGGAGCGGCCGACGAGCTGCACAAGCTCTCCGCCCTCAAGGACAAGGGCGACATCAGCCAGGAGGAGTTCGACCGGGCCAAGGCCAGGATCCTGGCCTGA
- a CDS encoding helix-turn-helix domain-containing protein translates to MCRPAWRQALIEASHLKDLARLRRVRDRIDREHARPLDVVALARAADMAPGHLGRQFRLAYGMSPYAYLTARRIQRAADLRRGGDLGAAEVCRAVG, encoded by the coding sequence ATGTGTCGTCCCGCGTGGAGACAGGCACTGATCGAGGCATCGCACCTGAAGGACCTCGCGCGGCTGCGCCGGGTCCGGGACCGGATCGACCGGGAGCACGCGCGTCCGCTGGACGTGGTGGCGCTCGCCCGCGCCGCGGACATGGCGCCCGGGCACCTCGGCCGCCAGTTCCGGCTCGCCTACGGCATGTCCCCGTACGCCTATCTGACGGCGCGCCGCATCCAGCGCGCGGCGGACCTGCGGCGAGGCGGCGACCTCGGCGCAGCCGAGGTCTGCCGCGCCGTCGGCTGA
- a CDS encoding potassium channel family protein, which translates to MERNAADHPRLALLGHLLRSVLAVALLTGLYYVVPLEGGFGITTVLTLALGLVVFGLLTAWQITAIAHAPYPRMRALEALATGVPLFLVLFSATYYLLAAQDPASFSEPLSRTDALYFTITTFATVGFGDIVATTQGGRVLVTFQMVADLILIGIIAKALVGAVKIGMHRRSSQAPGRNDES; encoded by the coding sequence ATGGAACGCAACGCGGCCGATCACCCCCGGCTCGCCCTGCTGGGCCACCTCCTGCGCTCGGTGCTCGCGGTCGCCCTCCTCACGGGGCTCTACTACGTGGTGCCGCTGGAGGGCGGGTTCGGTATCACCACGGTCCTGACGCTGGCGCTCGGCCTGGTGGTCTTCGGGCTCCTGACTGCCTGGCAGATCACCGCCATCGCCCACGCGCCGTACCCGCGGATGCGCGCCCTGGAGGCGCTGGCCACCGGCGTACCGCTGTTCCTGGTGCTGTTCTCCGCGACGTACTACCTGCTCGCCGCGCAGGACCCCGCGTCGTTCTCGGAGCCGCTGAGCCGTACGGACGCCCTCTACTTCACGATCACCACCTTCGCCACCGTGGGTTTCGGGGACATCGTCGCCACCACCCAGGGCGGCCGGGTGCTGGTCACCTTCCAGATGGTCGCCGACCTGATCCTCATCGGGATCATCGCCAAAGCACTGGTCGGGGCGGTCAAAATCGGCATGCACAGGCGCAGTTCGCAGGCCCCCGGCCGGAACGACGAGTCCTGA
- a CDS encoding NAD(P)H-binding protein produces the protein MTILITGARGKVGRAVIDRLHSAGLPVRAASTRPAELTVPAGVETAELVLDRPETFAAALRGVRQVFLYPEPAGIHDLIEAAEAAGVEHVVLLSSSSVLAPDAEDDPLASHSLKVERALADSRLTCTFLRPDAFASNSLGWAWPVGRSMPVQLAYPDAQIAPIHPEDIADIAALALTGDSLTGRALTLTGSESLSFREQLAVLSETLGRAVQVERITRAEAEEQMGRHMPAPMVSSLLDLWEAADHGPAALGETTETLLGVPARTYRQWTRENADAFTGH, from the coding sequence GTGACCATCCTCATCACCGGCGCGCGCGGCAAGGTCGGCCGGGCCGTCATCGACCGCCTGCACTCCGCCGGTCTCCCCGTCCGGGCCGCCAGCACCCGCCCCGCCGAACTGACCGTCCCGGCCGGCGTCGAGACCGCCGAGCTCGTCCTGGACCGGCCCGAGACCTTCGCCGCCGCGCTCCGCGGCGTCCGCCAGGTCTTCCTCTACCCGGAGCCCGCCGGCATCCACGACCTGATCGAGGCCGCCGAGGCCGCCGGGGTCGAGCACGTCGTCCTGCTCTCCTCGTCCTCGGTGCTCGCCCCGGACGCCGAGGACGACCCGCTCGCCAGCCACAGCCTGAAGGTCGAGCGCGCTCTCGCCGACTCCCGTCTGACCTGCACGTTCCTGCGTCCCGACGCCTTCGCCAGCAACTCGCTGGGCTGGGCCTGGCCCGTCGGCCGGTCGATGCCGGTCCAGCTCGCCTACCCGGACGCGCAGATCGCGCCCATCCACCCCGAGGACATCGCCGACATCGCCGCCCTGGCCCTGACCGGGGACTCCCTCACCGGCCGGGCGCTCACCCTGACCGGCTCCGAGTCGCTCTCCTTCCGCGAGCAGCTCGCCGTCCTCTCGGAGACCCTCGGCCGCGCCGTCCAGGTCGAGCGCATCACCCGCGCCGAGGCGGAAGAGCAGATGGGCCGGCACATGCCCGCCCCGATGGTGTCCTCGCTCCTCGACCTGTGGGAGGCGGCCGACCACGGCCCCGCCGCCCTCGGCGAAACCACCGAGACCCTGCTCGGCGTACCCGCCCGCACCTACCGGCAGTGGACCCGCGAGAACGCGGACGCCTTCACCGGCCACTGA
- a CDS encoding MarR family winged helix-turn-helix transcriptional regulator, with amino-acid sequence MTKHEPATDEELLDAVGPAFGKLRRSMLLEVENPISQKDLSRTLVLNIVLEAEQGDGREITVGAVAAYLAVDPSVASRMVSDSISAGYLVRAASQQDGRRTILHLSPEGRDMMARFRRHQRAAFEQVTADWSERDRLDLARLMLKYVDAQNALRHR; translated from the coding sequence ATGACCAAGCACGAGCCGGCGACCGACGAGGAACTGCTGGACGCCGTGGGCCCGGCGTTCGGGAAACTGCGGCGCTCCATGCTCCTGGAGGTCGAGAACCCGATCTCGCAGAAGGACCTCAGCCGCACCCTGGTCCTCAACATCGTCCTGGAGGCCGAACAGGGCGACGGCCGCGAGATCACCGTCGGCGCCGTGGCCGCGTACCTGGCCGTCGACCCCTCGGTGGCCAGCCGCATGGTGTCCGACAGCATCTCCGCCGGCTACCTCGTCCGCGCCGCCTCCCAGCAGGACGGCCGCCGCACGATCCTCCACCTCAGCCCCGAGGGCCGGGACATGATGGCCCGCTTCCGGCGGCACCAGCGCGCGGCCTTCGAGCAGGTGACGGCCGACTGGAGCGAGCGCGACCGCCTCGACCTCGCCCGCCTCATGCTGAAGTACGTCGACGCCCAGAACGCGCTGCGCCACCGCTGA
- a CDS encoding type IV pili methyl-accepting chemotaxis transducer N-terminal domain-containing protein, producing MKRFPVIGVLCVGAILGLSACSDDSSPEEEATKAAADLCTDLAALKADNAKLKALDPANATKDQVKDAYEAVQKDWEGVKENANQLKDAEREAVKSAAEDLKKSYQGLPGDTTGKDARTQLQPQIENLDQAATAAATGLRC from the coding sequence ATGAAGCGTTTCCCGGTGATCGGTGTGCTCTGCGTCGGCGCGATTCTCGGACTCTCCGCGTGCTCCGACGACAGCTCGCCCGAGGAGGAGGCCACCAAGGCCGCCGCGGACCTGTGCACCGACCTGGCCGCGCTGAAGGCCGACAACGCCAAGCTGAAGGCCTTGGACCCCGCCAACGCGACCAAGGACCAGGTCAAGGACGCCTACGAGGCCGTCCAGAAGGACTGGGAGGGCGTCAAGGAGAACGCGAACCAGCTGAAGGACGCGGAGCGCGAGGCGGTCAAGTCGGCCGCCGAGGACCTCAAGAAGAGCTACCAGGGCCTGCCCGGCGACACGACCGGCAAGGACGCGCGCACCCAGCTGCAGCCGCAGATCGAGAACCTGGACCAGGCCGCCACGGCCGCCGCCACCGGCCTGCGCTGCTGA
- a CDS encoding VWA domain-containing protein, translated as MSVMLPKGGNAPLPTGRCEVTVTTAPAGAATDVCAVLLAKDGKVRGDDDLVFYNHPAQDGVALGGRTITADLSAVPATVDRIAIVAGIDPTLPNAHFSAADTPRAVIECGGVRIGFEPPPFTHRETVAVLVEIYRRDGAWKVRAVGQGWDTGLAGLATSFGIVVDDAVPVPLPVPVPVAVPAPAAAPVPVPAAVPVPVPSAAMSLEKVQRAAPGLVNLYKAAHVSLAKSGVIGQRAAVYLVLDHSGSMSGFYRDGTMQHLAEQVLGLSVNLDDDGTVPLLFFSNGVDLIADLNLENYRGRIDHLHAPLDWGGTCYTPAMRAVIEHYQATGSADPAFVIFQTDGEPFDRKATRELLRRASALPIFWQFVGFGPSRDLRFLRSLDTLDRRTVDNAGYFAAGPRPASRSDADLYDRLMKEFPDWLKAARAAGVIR; from the coding sequence ATGTCAGTCATGCTCCCGAAAGGCGGCAACGCGCCGCTACCCACGGGACGTTGTGAAGTCACCGTCACCACCGCACCGGCCGGAGCCGCGACGGACGTGTGCGCCGTGCTCCTCGCGAAGGACGGCAAGGTGCGCGGCGACGACGACCTGGTCTTCTACAACCATCCGGCGCAGGACGGCGTGGCCCTCGGCGGCCGGACCATCACCGCGGACCTGTCGGCGGTACCTGCCACGGTGGACCGGATAGCGATCGTGGCGGGCATCGACCCGACGCTGCCGAACGCTCACTTCAGCGCCGCCGACACCCCGCGAGCGGTGATCGAGTGCGGGGGAGTGCGGATCGGGTTCGAGCCCCCGCCGTTCACGCACCGGGAGACGGTGGCCGTACTGGTCGAGATCTACCGGCGTGACGGAGCCTGGAAGGTACGGGCGGTCGGGCAGGGCTGGGACACGGGTCTCGCGGGTCTGGCGACCTCCTTCGGCATCGTGGTCGACGACGCGGTCCCGGTCCCCCTCCCCGTGCCGGTACCCGTTGCGGTCCCCGCCCCGGCAGCGGCCCCGGTCCCCGTCCCGGCAGCGGTCCCCGTCCCCGTCCCGTCAGCGGCCATGAGTCTGGAGAAGGTCCAGCGGGCGGCACCCGGGCTGGTGAACCTCTACAAGGCCGCTCATGTCTCCCTGGCCAAGAGCGGAGTCATCGGCCAACGTGCCGCCGTCTACCTGGTGCTGGACCACTCCGGGAGCATGAGCGGCTTCTACCGCGACGGCACCATGCAGCATCTGGCCGAGCAGGTACTCGGGCTGTCGGTCAACCTCGACGACGACGGCACGGTGCCGCTCCTGTTCTTCTCCAACGGCGTCGACCTGATCGCGGACCTCAACCTGGAGAACTACCGGGGCCGGATCGACCACCTCCACGCGCCGTTGGACTGGGGCGGCACCTGCTACACCCCGGCGATGCGGGCCGTCATCGAGCACTACCAGGCCACCGGGTCCGCCGACCCGGCTTTCGTGATCTTCCAGACCGACGGAGAGCCCTTCGACCGCAAGGCGACCCGGGAACTGCTCCGTCGCGCCAGCGCGTTGCCGATCTTCTGGCAGTTCGTCGGCTTCGGGCCCAGCCGGGACCTCCGCTTCCTCCGCAGCCTGGACACCCTCGACCGGCGTACGGTCGACAACGCCGGCTACTTCGCCGCCGGTCCGCGGCCGGCCTCGCGCTCGGACGCGGACCTCTACGACCGCCTCATGAAGGAGTTCCCGGACTGGCTCAAGGCCGCACGCGCGGCCGGGGTGATCCGGTAG
- a CDS encoding galactose oxidase early set domain-containing protein: MSRIKRRSARRSAPRAARRAARRAAVSVLAAAAALVTAVPAAAHDGSARPEEKAALGAEHAQEHTKVREQLLKLGGYSQLARIDSLNSLTRSQADVNARFHPKAFGQFAEYFQSPDFAAHIAMLPTGKVLLFSFERMETDPTEEPAPTNTLGRANAGRAFLWDPRRGTGAAAFTKVTPPELVVPDGTGEKRPAPFFCAGHAFLPNGMVGVFGGNLGYGGGAGAKLSLVFDPWTESWSVNKDMEVGRWYPSVAAAPDGRLLIMSGHTDQGWGTSTSVIERFPAKSHPVPFEKTLIPKDVPTDTLRVDAPFGADSDYPHLFTLRDGKVYGLGRHATRQWAFDPVAETRTDLPARPDGVHRGYGSAVPLPAGLRGPDSVLVLGGDRDDPNTYRLTSGGGWEKQQPRAFGRTQDDTLLLPDASLLTVNGAYGIRDYGNGDYNPKSDLKYRQIETRNALGEWKLGPAQRLPRGYHSNAVVLPDGRIMVTGDELQQLANDPKIDDDMNGSVEIFEPAYLHQGSRPALDRAPDGPLRYDTAFNVGTSTPDRVKKAVLLAPTTATHSLNTSQRHLELGIVKRQGNSLRLQAPPSANDVPPGYYMLFLLDENGVPSTAKWVSFR; encoded by the coding sequence ATGTCACGTATCAAGCGCCGATCCGCGCGACGATCAGCTCCCCGAGCCGCCCGCCGCGCTGCCCGCCGGGCCGCGGTCTCCGTGCTCGCTGCCGCCGCCGCCCTGGTCACCGCCGTCCCGGCGGCCGCGCACGACGGTTCGGCCCGCCCCGAGGAGAAAGCGGCCCTCGGCGCCGAACACGCCCAGGAGCATACGAAGGTCCGCGAGCAGCTCCTCAAACTGGGCGGGTACTCCCAGCTCGCCCGGATCGACAGCCTGAACTCACTGACCCGGTCCCAGGCGGACGTGAACGCCCGCTTCCACCCCAAGGCGTTCGGCCAGTTCGCCGAGTACTTCCAGTCCCCGGACTTCGCCGCCCACATCGCCATGCTCCCGACCGGCAAGGTGCTGCTCTTCTCCTTCGAGCGCATGGAGACCGACCCGACCGAGGAGCCCGCACCGACCAACACCCTCGGCAGGGCCAACGCCGGCCGCGCCTTCCTGTGGGACCCGCGCCGCGGCACCGGAGCGGCCGCCTTCACGAAGGTCACCCCGCCCGAGCTGGTCGTACCGGACGGCACGGGCGAGAAGCGCCCGGCGCCCTTCTTCTGCGCCGGACACGCCTTCCTGCCCAACGGCATGGTCGGCGTCTTCGGCGGCAACCTCGGCTACGGCGGCGGCGCCGGCGCCAAGCTGTCGCTGGTCTTCGACCCGTGGACCGAGAGCTGGTCCGTGAACAAGGACATGGAGGTCGGCCGCTGGTACCCCTCCGTGGCCGCCGCTCCCGACGGCCGCCTGCTGATCATGTCCGGCCACACCGACCAGGGCTGGGGCACCTCCACCTCCGTGATCGAGCGCTTCCCCGCGAAGAGCCACCCGGTCCCCTTCGAGAAGACCCTGATCCCGAAGGACGTCCCGACGGACACCCTGCGCGTGGACGCGCCCTTCGGTGCCGACAGCGACTACCCGCACCTGTTCACCCTGCGCGACGGCAAGGTCTACGGCCTGGGCCGGCACGCCACCAGGCAGTGGGCCTTCGACCCGGTCGCGGAGACCCGTACGGACCTGCCCGCGCGCCCCGACGGCGTGCACCGCGGCTACGGCTCCGCCGTGCCGCTGCCCGCCGGACTGCGCGGCCCGGACTCCGTACTGGTCCTCGGCGGCGACCGCGACGACCCCAACACCTACCGGCTCACGAGCGGCGGCGGCTGGGAGAAGCAGCAGCCCCGCGCCTTCGGCCGGACCCAGGACGACACGCTGCTGCTCCCGGACGCGAGCCTGCTGACCGTCAACGGCGCCTACGGCATCCGGGACTACGGCAACGGCGACTACAACCCCAAGTCCGATCTGAAGTACCGGCAGATCGAGACCCGCAACGCGCTGGGCGAATGGAAGCTGGGCCCGGCCCAGCGGCTGCCGCGCGGCTACCACTCCAACGCCGTCGTCCTCCCGGACGGCCGGATCATGGTCACGGGTGACGAGCTGCAGCAGCTCGCCAACGACCCGAAGATCGACGACGACATGAACGGCAGCGTCGAGATCTTCGAGCCGGCCTACCTCCACCAGGGCAGCCGCCCGGCCCTCGACCGCGCCCCCGACGGGCCGCTGCGGTACGACACCGCCTTCAACGTGGGGACCTCCACGCCCGACCGGGTCAAGAAGGCCGTGCTGCTGGCCCCGACCACGGCGACGCACTCGCTCAACACCAGCCAGCGCCACCTGGAACTGGGCATCGTCAAGCGCCAGGGGAACAGCCTGCGCCTGCAGGCACCGCCCTCGGCCAACGACGTCCCGCCCGGCTACTACATGCTCTTCCTGCTGGACGAGAACGGGGTGCCGAGCACGGCCAAGTGGGTCTCCTTCCGGTAA
- a CDS encoding VOC family protein — MDISIHMSTLPQDDPDAAVAFYRDVLGFEVRSDVGQGKMRWITVGPADQPGTSILLAPPAVDPGVTEAERRTIAEMMAKGTYGWILLATKNLDSTFEKIQAGDAEVVQEPTEQPYGVRDCAFRDPAGNLIRIQELR; from the coding sequence ATGGACATCAGCATTCACATGAGCACGCTCCCCCAGGACGACCCGGACGCCGCCGTGGCCTTCTACCGCGACGTCCTCGGCTTCGAGGTCCGCAGCGACGTCGGCCAGGGCAAGATGCGCTGGATCACGGTCGGCCCCGCCGACCAGCCCGGCACCTCCATCCTCCTCGCGCCCCCGGCCGTGGACCCCGGTGTCACCGAGGCGGAGCGCCGGACCATCGCCGAGATGATGGCGAAGGGCACCTACGGCTGGATCCTCCTCGCCACCAAGAACCTCGACAGCACCTTCGAGAAGATCCAGGCCGGCGATGCCGAGGTCGTCCAGGAGCCGACCGAGCAGCCGTACGGCGTCCGCGACTGCGCCTTCCGCGACCCCGCCGGCAACCTGATCCGCATCCAGGAACTGCGCTGA